The window CACccaatgtaataaatattacTATATATTTCTGTATATGCCAATTTTAGTTGGTTTTTGTTTCTACTTTAATATAATGTCAGCGCAACTACTAGCTATATCCTATAATATCAAGTCAGACCAATTATTATACGTTTCTCATTTTTCTAATGAGTActgattttgattattttgtttataatgtGTTTGGTAAGACCGATAATACAAGATTGGCTGCACCTAGTAGTTCAACTCGACCATCTTCTGAGCCGTCCATGGACTTGGCCAATCATTCTCAGTTTCAACTTCCTCAGCCTTCTAAATCAATTAAGgtctctatctttttttttataaagttatagTTGCCTTGTTGATATATAAATGGAATTTAATCTTAGACTTGTTCAAGTCATTTTATAAGTTAATGAGTCATTTTGAAATGTTATGGCAGAAAGAAGGGAACCGCAAGGGTCCTGCCTCATCGGACTACGACATACCAAAATCATCAGACCCTAAGGTGAGTGTTGTCATAtatgaacaagatcaaaacattttttttacatttttgtttttgatagtTTCTTCTCgtcatgtttattaatttaaaatttcaacagACATTGAGAAGACTAGCACAGAACAGAGAAGCAGCAAGGAAAAGCAGATTACGAAAAAAAGTCAGCATATATACACTCCATGAGAATAcgttatgcaaaaaaaaaaactttattataaaaGAATGATATACTAACGTTGTGTATGTTGGTAAATTATGACAGGCTTATGTTCAGCAACTTGAGTCATGTAGGATCAAGCTAAGCCAACTAGAACAAGAGATTCAACGGGCCAGATCCCAAGTAAACAGTCTTACATGTCTTTAAAGTTATCTATTTCACCAAGAGTCTATAATTTACTATTTTGATTTCTGATGTTTAATTAGGGCGTATTTTTCGGAGGGTCTCTTATAGGAGGAGATCAACAGCAAGGCGGACTACCCACTGGTCCCGGCAACACCAGCTCTGGTACGTAACAGTTTCATGCATGTATATGACTGAATTAAAAACCATAGATTTCGTGAACAGAAAATGAGAATAATTGAGTAAGTGCAACGTGAAGCAGAAGCAGCGGTGTTTGATATGGAATACACGAGGTGGCTAGAGGAGCAGCAGAGGCTGTTAACCGAACTAAGGATGGCTACACAAGAGCACTTGGCCGAGAACGAGCTTAGGATGTTTGTAGACAATTGTTTAGCTCACTATGACCATTTGATTAACCTCAAGGCCATGGTCGCTAAGACCGATGTGTTCCACCTTATCTCTGGCGCTTGGAAAACTCCAGCCGAACGTTGCTTCTTGTGGATGGGAGGTTTCCGCCCATCTGAGATCATTAAGGTAAATCTCGTCTTTGTTTACAcaaaatcaattatattttatatatgtcaGTATGTTTTCttatacattttattatttCCTTCTACTTGTGTGGTACACCCCCACACAACTTAAGATAATCATAAATTTAGCTATCGTTTAGTAGGATGTGTCTAAATTAGTCATGATGTAAACTAATCAATGTGGATCATTAGATAATCctagatttttgatttttactgGCTATATTAAATCATATCTTATACACTAGATTAATCCACATTCCAGAATTCAGTCATTGAACATAATCAAATAATGTGGATACTTGTTGCagaaatatattattatgaCTAAAATAGtgacatttattatttttaaagacatgttgaaaggattTAGtacttaatataaatttttgattttctcCGGTTTATTTTTACAAGTTTTGGTCTTTGTTTTCAAGACGGTAAGTTATAGTAATAATAGATAAGACAGAAAAGACACAAGAGTATAGTGATTTTGTAGGACGAGGTATatataacattgcatgtttAAAGCCAACATATATGTTTATACAGTATACATGTccttatattaagaaaaatagtaagggttacaaaaaaaatatttatagaaaataaaaagaagagaagaatgcGTGCAGTTGTGTGATTGCGAAGTATTTCTAGAAAAGGTTAGGTTTTGGCATAATGTAAAAAGAAAGTGCCTGTCTGTTTTTTCGATATATGGACCATATAATAGAGAGATATAACGAAAAAGCACCATGAAATTTAACAGAGCcaacaattacaaaaaaaaaagcaatgctTTAATCTTTATGTCCTTTTTAGTGAAAACAGAATACAAATAAGAGATTTTGGGTGTAGGTAGTAACTTTTGCATGTACACGAAACATTTAATGCATTCAACGTTTTTATGCGTGCATCATCTATTACGACCGTACGTTCTCATATTTTTCTCCTAAccttgtaaatatatattatatttatgtgTGGTTTAATTAATGTAAAACGCTTGCAGGTGATTGTGAATCAGATAGAACAATTGACAGAGCAACAAATAGTTGGGATTTGTGGGCTGCAACAGTCCACACACGAGGCAGAAGAGGCACTCTCACAAGGTCTTGAGGCATTGAATCAGTCGCTTTCCGATAGTATTGTATCCGACTCTCTTTCGCCTGCCTCTGCACAATTTCCTCCTCATCTATCCAATTTTATGTCACACATGTCCTTAGCTCTCAACAAACTCTCTGCTCTAGAGGGCTTCGTTCTTCAGGTACCCTCTAAtccatttcttcttatttaaaaCTGAAGTTTACACGAAACTATATACGTATACcaatctttatatatcaaatatatatagagatgaTATTCAAGTGGTCCCTGAGGGGCGAGGGCTGTGGTCCTAATCAGACTAGGATTACATATTTCGATTATTGAACTACTCCTTATTAAACactatcatatattcatatatatttggTTGTTATAACACGCTATCTACAACTATATggatatttatatgtttgtgttcaactcatatatattatatatgcgtACCGTCGTCGGTCTTTATTGGTTAGAGAGGATATTCGTAATTATAgtggttgatttttgtttggaaGAATATTACTATAGGAGAACATTCAAACTAATTTGCAAACttattaactatatatatatctttatgtGTGTTTATGAGAAATGAAATGTATTTGGCATCTTGATTCCGACATTATGTAGGTAGGTGTCTAACCAACACTTGTCTTGTATCAACTTGGTCGGGTTGCTTTACTTAGCAGATcaagtttatttaatttaatattaattccCTTAATTGTTTACTAGTTTAGAACATGCAAGTTTATGAAAACAAATTATAGATATGCTTGTATAAGCTATAAAAGTGACAGcccatatacatatataatgttctACATGCAACTGGACAATTAGTATAATACTGTATAACATCCATGGATATACAAATTGTCATCTTTCATTTAAtaatatcttattattttttatgtgttCATTCGTGTTTAGCTACACGCTTAAAAAATTTCATCTCCAaatgtttaaaaagaaaaaagaaaaaggtcCAATTCCTAATGAGGTTGTAAATATGGAGTTAGATTACTGAAATAGGATAAGTGATACAAACTTCTAAAAACGGACGTGACAACTGCCACCATGAAtgtatgtatttttaatatatttttttagcaCTTAAGAATGTATGTATTTGTATATTCACATATATAGTCCAAAAGCATACACATATATCACATCAaatggaaacatggattgcttGGAGCCCATATCATTCCATGATGTCATGGACGTAACCGTCCCGAGTATCTCATCCTCCTAAAACACTCGTTTTCGAAAGTTTCCTTTACATTACATTACTGGTACGGTATGCATTTCTAGTTATATCATAGGCTAATTATCTAGTTAATAATCAAAAAGTAATAGTATTATGAAGCATGGCGTGGGGCCGAGATGTGGAATTCACGGTTCCACTTGACAATTCAGTGTCGTGTTTTTTTTTCCGGTTAAAATTCAGTTTCGTGTTTTTATCAATGTAGCACAAGCTTTGATTTTTGTTCGATCAACATGTTGAATAATCGGCATTCATTAGTCGCCATTCAACCATATAATGTTAGGTCATGGAGACTAATCATTTGATTGATGATTCAGTTTCttcaaaatacaaaattttaattaagtaCTCCattaatatcttaattttccAAGTTATGAGATTATAGTCATGGTCCATATTCAATACATTGCCCTTAATTAGTCTTAGTCAATAACATGAAGGCAATTTTTTCCATATTATTTTATCTCGCTGTTACTATTGCTCCATTTTCTATTTCTTTGTATAGTTTTGAGTCTTTTGACTAATACATTAAAAACTCACAGGCGGATAATCTGAGGCACCAAACGATCCATAGGTTGAACCAATTGTTGACGACCCGTCAAGAAGCACGTTGTATTCTAGCCGTTGCGGAGTATTTCCACCGTCTTCAGGCTCTAAGTTCTCTCTGGCTAGCCCGTCCACGCCAAGATGGATGATACCACTGATGAGGAGAAAAACAAGAGAATCGGTTGATTAGTTAGCCAGCTTGACCTcttttatgatattttctacAAAACTTAATATATCAGTCCATATAAATATGCTTTTATGATGCAGATGATAATAGAAAAGTATTTCATACCTTTAATTCTTCTTTGAGCATGTGAAAGTCAAGACTTGATCTTCGATTCCAAACACAAGAACATAGACAGTgacttatttttataaaaatatgaaaaacaagTGAAAGGTAAGAGGAGAAGTCTGGCAACAACTTTGCGATTGCATGCAAGAATGAGGACAGAGAGACAGAAAGAAAGAGGAATAGTTAGGTCAAAATTAAGCATCGGCGAGTTAGGAAGGTGACAAATGGTGAGTCTTGTAGGAAACAATCAGGGACTTTGGGATCAGTACCGTTTTGCTCTGGGTTCAACGGCCTCTTTCTCATTCATCTTTACTTTTCATGTCTTTGCTGTCAGCTGTTTTTgtctaaaaaaaactttaaacgaTGGTGAAACAACGAAACAAGAATTTATTTTACTCCACAAAAACTAGATTGATTCTATTTACACCAACAATCAAATATTATAAACTTTCAAACAAAATTAACTGTTGGACTATTTACACCGTGCATTGTCCTGGTGTGGGCCACTGAGACGAAAGGTGTGTAGTGTTGTGTTGTGTCCCTAAccgcttctttttttttttattaaaaagttttgCATTCACGCTCGAAGTAAAGAAACAAGAGACTTGGTTTTATACTAAACTCATAGCAAAACGGTGCTGATCAACAAGCTATAAGTAGGCCTATTTAATTTTGGGTTTAGGCCCAATAAATTTGGGGTGAAAGTCCTACTAAATTTGGTTTTAGACCAAGCTTAACAACACATTGAAGgataataccaaaaatataataagttttcACATCAAATCTTTTTGATAAGGAGGCAAAAGTCTGAATACAAGTATTGAATACAATGCGAGAAATCCAAAATGCCATGGTAATAAACTAAGCAGTAAATAATAAAGGTCCCAATAATAAATAGAGTAGACACACtcacaagaacaacaacaacaaaaaacacaaGTTCCAAACAGAGAAGACCTCGAGTCATACAGAAGTTGGCACTATTTAAAGCATCATATCTGCTTTAGAAGGCAACTTCCTAAAGAAGTTACTTGGAGCAGAAGGCATCTTACTCCTAAACTTAGGATGCCTCATCCAATACATCCCAGCCGCAAGAGCCACGATCTTAAAAGGCGTCACATACAACACCATCGCAGCCACAAGACACGTAATCACAAACAAGCAAGTCGCACGCGGATCTCTCCAACTCAACAACGCTTGAAACCTCTCCCCTTGCGTTGCAATATCTCCAACAACCATCTGGATCCTACCCGCAACGCTTCTCAACCTATCATACCTCATCTTCACGACATCTTGCCCCTTTGATGTCGGGAAAGTATCAAACTCCTCATCTAGCTCATCTGCTGTAGCAGCTTCAGCCCAAGAGATCTTTGTGTCCATGTGAGGAGGGTGACGCGGCCTGAACCTGAAACTCCAGAGACCTATCAAGAACATGTAGAGGAAAGCTGTTGGGAGGATCAGCTCTGGATAACAAATCAGTATAAAGAAGAGAACATGGAAGAGTATAGTCGTCAGAGGGTTCTTCCAGTAGCAGACGTCTCCAAGCCATTTGCTCATAGCAATCAAGCTTGAGAACACAGAGACTATCCTGAAGAAGTTAGCTTTGCTTCTCCTCATGCTCCACATGTGTGAATCAACATCAAGCATGTACTCTACTATCTCTTTCCTCAGAGGAGGCTCTGCTCTTGCTAACCGCGCCGCGACAATGCTCATTGCTTGGTATCTAAGACTGTCTAGTTGGTTCACAGTGAAGGGGTGGAGATAATGCATCTTCGGAAGGAGAGGATGGCCATAAAGATACATCATATGAGCCAAAGAAAGACAAGTGAATCTCACAGCTAGTTGTACCTCTCCCATCTTCTTTAACCCTTTTGTTTGCAGCACAAGTAAAGGGTAAGAGTGAGTGTAGATTCTATCTGCCTCTAGGGTTGATAATCTGATCCTTACTTTCCCTATTCTTGCATCAACTTTAGCTCCATTGTTGGACTTCTCACTCCCACCAAGATGACAGTTATCAAACACTCCAAGTGTAATAACAGTACAAGGATCATACACTTCCCACATGTACTGCTCATTCCACTTAGGGCTAAAGCTCTCGATGATGGTTCTTGTCCTAACCCACTTTTGTCCGTACTTGGCGACACAGTAAGGATCTGTCGTCGCTTTACCGTCTTTAGTCTTCATTGGCGAAAGCCCTTGAGCACTCAAGATACCTACTTCAAGGATCCCTATAGGTTTCTTCCATAGTTGCCTTGCCGTGGGTTTCACGTCACTGATGTAAAGTGTTGATTCGTCCATTACATGGTACCCTCCTTCAAGACAAACTCGCAGGTGAATGCGGCTAGAGAATTTGAGCTCGTGTCTCTTGTCTCCTTCCAACGCACCAAACCCAAATTTCTCAAGATTGTACCATTTGGAGTGAACAGCTCTGTGATCTAATCTTTTCTCAAACGCATTCAACGGTGAGATCAGCCTCCCCATGACTTCATCTTTAGCTGAAGAAACCTTGTTCTCAACCGTCAAGAAGAACTGTTCCTCAAACGGCTCAGCAGCTACAAAGACAAGATCTTCATTCCACATAGGGTTCGTTGTCTTGTTAGGACATAGCTTTGTCTTCAGAATCTGGTTCCCAACTTGAACCTTAACAAAAGCTTGAGGCGGTTGGCTCCTATCACTAGGCTCAACATCTTGTGCCTCAATCACATTAACCCGGAGATACCACAGTTTTGGAGATACATAAACCTTAGCTCTGACGCTTTGCACACCTTCTCCTTGAACAGAGGAAGCATCTGAATGCCAAGCATCAGGAAACGCTTCATCAGCTTGCGTCCCAAGCCAAACCGCCACCATAACCTCTCCTCTCTTCTTGGCTTCTCCGCGGCGAGCTTCTAGTCTATACCATTGAGGCGCAAGTGGACTATCAGGTGGAACTCTTGTAGGTATCTCATGCATATCAAACACAACCTTCCCTATATAATCATCTCTCGTAACCATCTCCTTGTCGCGCACGAACACTTCAACGGTAGAGGACTGGATCTTGTCTTTGGAGAAGGCGAAAACCTGGTTCCACTCAGGGTTTGTTCTTTTCTCGAAGTGCTTAGTCTTTCCTTTGTAGTTTCCTATCTTGACTTCCACGTAAGGGTCGCAGTTGCTTGTGACAGGGTTTGGAGGAAGGTCCTTGGCTTTGACCACACGGACGTAGAGATAAAACATTTGTTCGACGAGGTCGTATGTGCTTGCTACTCGCTCGCTGCTTATCCATCCACTTCCTCCACGTTGTCCTCCGTGTGGCCATTTCTCTCCGAGGTCTGGTTTCATGTCTTTGAGCTTGTAATCTTCTTGGCTCTTAGCTCCATCTTTTGCCATGGTTTTAGGTTACCTTGAACCAAATGATTATCTGTCTCCCATAAAAAAAGTGTTTTAGTTTCAGAAAATGATTAGGGAAAACAAGTGGATCTTAAGAAACTAATGTATCTTCTCAGAACTGATTCAAAACCCTAAGTAAGTAGTATttagtaattttcttttaatctcAAAAAATTAAACTGATAGGATTCTAGACGCACAGTTAGTTCTGTTTCCATGAACTCATTCAAATGTTTGCAGGAAAATACAGAATATACTTAATCATGTAAATTGAAGAATTAGTCCAAAAACATAGTTTAACAatctaaaaaaatcttttaatttttttaaaacaagttATTAAAGAAAACGAATGAAAATATAATCTATAGTATAAGAATGAACAAGAAACTGAGCTAGTTTTATTTGACTAGCAGTATTTCAAGAAcaagaaattatataaaagattTATGAACTACATCCAcaatgtatgtatgtatataaaaaaagttatgtAAAGAAGATTAGTATACGAAGTAGCACCTTAACAAAGATGTTGAAGAAGTTGCCAGAAAACTCTCTGTTTGGTTGTACTATGAGAAACGGAACCAAGAATTCAAGATTGTTGCGGAATCAAAATTTGGTTTGAtaaaaaagaataacaaatcaaCAAAGAGAAGGAGTAAATAAGGAACAAAGAGAaacaattttatttgaaaaagaGGAATCAAATGAAAAAGCAAATTCGATAAAGATtaatctttttctctctcttttttcagCTTCTTCTTTTATAGGGAAGCTGATTCCTTCTTTTTCGTTTTATTAAATAGGGAACCTGATTCTTGGTTAGACTTTGATCTTTATGTACATTCAGAAAACTTTGCAGCACTGAGAAAGAAACATGCATATTATCACAAAAGGAAGAGAAAGGTGGGTGTGGAATAAGTTCTTATATTGGTTCTTTATCGAAAAAAGTTATCGATTGGTTCTACTTCTTCTAACAATTATTTGGTGTGTAAACTAGTTCAAAATTGGAAGAGTATAATTCAATCTTACGGACTCCCATGCATAACTCTCATTTGGGCTTCACTTCTGAAGGCCCACCAACTTTCTCAACTAAATCCACATGAGTACAGGCCCACCAACTTTCTCAACTAAAACCACATGAGTTCACTCTCACCCGTACCGACGCCGTAAGCGTTCATGGGAATTGGAAGACAAACAAACAGGAATGCTTTATTTGTTAGTTTAGACGTGAGTATTATTCAAAATCAGCACGGCAATTTGTTTACCACGTGGTATGGTCAGCAAAATAACTAATAAAGTATTACACCTTCGCCATGCATTACCCTACTACCATGCTCACATTCATAGAATTAGCCTATAAATCATCAGAGTTTTCATTAGAAAGCAAACACACCATGGATAAGATAACGACTACATTGCTCTTTTCCTTGTTCGCTCTCCTCCTCACGGCCTCTTTGTCAAAAGATCTCTGTCACAAAGATGACGAAAACGCCCTCCTCAAGATCAAGAAGTCCCTTAACAACCCTTACACCATCATTTCCTGGGACCCCAAAGACGACTGCTGCACCTGGGTCTCCGTTGAGTGCGGCGACGCAACTGTTGATCACCGCGTCATCTCCCTAGACATATCAAACGACGATGTCTCCGCTCAGATCCCTCCTGAAGTCGGCGACTTATCGTATCTACAAACCCTCATATTCCGCAAACTCCCTAACCTCACCGGTGAAATCAAACCTACCATCGCCAAGCTCAAGTATCTTCGTTTTCTCTGGCTCAGCTGGACCAACCTGACCGGTCCGGTTCCTGAATTTTTGAGTCAGCTCAAGGATCTAGAGTACATTAACCTTTCCTTCAATGACCTCTCTGGTTCCATACCCGGTTCTCTCTCTTTGTTACCTAAACTCGGGATTCTTGAACTAAGCAGGAACAAACTTACAGGTGATCGATCACTCACTCTCTTTGTCTATCTTGGCAAGGCCGGTTTGGAGCTTAGATAAAACATTCGCCTTGGtctttaaaaattttaagtgaTATTATACATAGATTGCATGGCcccatattaatttttaaaaaattgttaagattaatttaaaaatgtGTACCGTCTCATATCTTGGCTATTAGTCATTATTAATCTAACCTATACTGTACACTAATTGTTAGGTTCAATACATATATTGCATGGCctcatattattaaaaaaaattgttaagattaattttaaaatgtttattgtCGCATATTTTATCTATTAGTCATTATTAATCTAACTTATACTTTAAAATTCTTGTTAGGTTCAATACCAGAGTCATTTGGAGCGTTTAAAGGAGTGGTACCTCCTGAGCTTTTTCTATCGCACAACCAGCTATCCGGTTCGATACCAAAATCACTAGGAAACCTCGATTTTCACCGGATCGATTTCTCCCATAACAAGCTTGAAGGTGATGCTTCGATGATGTTTGGAGCCAAAAAGACGTCATGGTCCGTTGATTTATCAAGAAACAAGCTCCAGTTTGATATTTCCAAGGTTAAAGTGGCTACAACAGTTAATAACTTAGACTTGAATCACAATAAGATCACAGGGAGTATCCCGGTTCAATGGACCGAGCTTACTCTTCAGTCTTTCAATGTAAGTTATAACCGACTTTGTGGACGAATACCCCAGGGAGGGGACCTTCAGATATTTGATGCTTATGCATATGTACACAACAAGTGCTTGTGTGGTGCACCTCTTCAGAGTTGCAACGTGGAGATTCAAGCAACCGATCTTTATCTAAATTTACCATCAGAATAAATCATGTATAAGGACATCTGTATGTTATATTCGgaatgattaataaaaatgaataaattgTATTTGATGAATTCACTGCACATTTTCAAAATGTATTAGATCCATCCGCGAGCAACGACTATGGTTGGCCATGGAGATTGAAACAATTACGGATTTGAAACTCTGATACCCCAGCATAGAGCCATGAGATAACATATGATATACCAAATTGATCATTCTACCCTGACTCAGTAGCAAGTAGATACATGACCATATCTTATACACAAACCACAAGCGagaaaatataaatcaatatgCAAACTAATGAGGAGTAAGCAACCAACCATTTCACATTCGTTTCTGAAAGTACAAGGCTAACTTAAGAATGTAATCGtggaaaacatataatatattagtataattttatcattattttagtaaattatgTTAGGTTTGGTTGAACCGGAATTTGatcaataaaattacaaattgCCAACGTTTGGTTAAGCAAACAAGCCGCGAAGAAAACATGTGTCGTCGATCGCACGGAAGCAACCCGAAGGCATCAGAGGATTTGTCTTCTCTTCCTCTGTTTttccctgttttttttttgtgtttcattGTTACTCAAAATCATTCAACTGAACTGAATAACTAACAgaataaaatataagatattattgagtttttttgttCTATAATGTGGAGTTTTTGTAATATTTCCGCATCTTTATTTTGAACTGAGAATTACAACAGGATGCTAATATAGCGCCACCTTCTCTTGTGTCTTGATATAAACAacaaataatttcaaaatttctgTAAATAATAACCCAAGAATTTGAAGTTAGAAAGAAGCATGtgttacaacaacaacaacaacaggaTCCAAATCAAGCTCCTCTTGTGTCAAAGCCTCAAACATCGGATGTTTCTCTAAGCAAGACTTCATCTACTCACCAATCTCCTCAACATCAGTGATCGTGTAAACAATCCCACCACCTCTAAGAACGTAAGCATACTCATCAAGCAAATCAACGCTGATCACTCTCCCCCTGTGATTCTTCTCCTTGACATGCGGATTGGGAAAGAGGAAAAACATCTTCGAAAGCTGTCCTTTCTCAAAGTAGTTAGGAACGTACTTCATTGAGTTTGTCCTAACGACATAGGCGCTCTCATACTCTCCCTCAGGGCTAAGATCCGTTCCTTGACGTATTCAGTGACTTTATCTCTCAGCTCCATACCGATCATTAGAGTATCGGGAAAGAGTGTGTAAAGGGAGATGAGAAGGCCACCTTAGCCGCATCCGATATCTGCGAACTCAATCTTCTTGGAGGTTTTGGTGTTAGCTTTGGGGAAGTGAAGTGAAAGTGCGACGTGAGATGGAGAGATGGGAATGGGGAAGTGAGAATCGCTGAGTGGGTTGCTATGAGCTCTTTCTCTGTAGAATCTCTTCCGGGGAAGGCCTGTGGACTTGCTGAAAGTTGGTTTCGTTTCGCTGTCGCTATCGTCTGTTTACACTTATAACGGTAATAACTAACTCCAAGGTTGGATTGGACCTTTCACTTTTGGGCCTTATTTTCAAATTGCGAACTCCTCTGCATTATTCTCATTTTGGGCTTTTTCTTTTGAAGGCCCAGTCACTTTCTCGACTCAAATGTCTCTTCCGGTTTAGGAGTCCAGTCAATTGAACCAGACCGGAAATCGATCCGTGAGTTTCACACGCACCGTCGGTTAGCAATcaaaatactttattttaaaagtcACACACCAGAACTTATTTAACACGTGGTCTATTCAGCAAAAGTAATAACTAAAACCATACCCTACCATGTTTCCCACTCACTGCGTTACTCTCGTTAGCCTATATAAATCATCACAAGTTTCCAGTTGAGctcaaacacaaacacaacaaCACACTATGGGTAAGACAACGATACTGCTCTTGCTCTTGTTCGCTCTCCTCCTCACCACATCTTTATCCAAAGACCTCTGTCACAAAGATGACAAAAACACCCTCCTCAAGATCAAGAAAGCCATGAACGACCCTTACACCATCATCTCCTGGGACCCCAAGGACGACTGCTGCACCTGGTACTCCGTTGAGTGCGGCAACGCAAACCGCGTCACCTCTCTAGACTTATCAGACGACGACGTCTCCGCTCAGATCCCTCCTGAAGTCGGCGACTTGCCTTATCTACAATACCTCACGTTCCGCAAACTCCCTAACCTCACCGGTGAAATCCCACCCACCATCGCCAAGCTCAAGTATCTCAAATCTCTCTGGCTCAGCTGGAACAGCCTGACCGGCCCGGTTCCTGAATTTCTGAGCCAGCTCAAGAACCTAGAGTACATTAACCTTTCTTTCAATAAACTCTCTGGCTCCATACCCGGTTCTCTCTCTTTGTTACCTAAACTAGATTTTCTTGAACTAAGCAGGAACAAGCTTACAGGTAATCACTCATTCTCTTTGTCTCCATTAGTCTTTTATTAACAAGctgtaattttaaaaatctcaTTTATCAAAATATACAATTAGGTCCCATACCAGAGTCATTTGGATCATTTAAAAGAGCAGTATATGGGATTTACCTATCGCACAACCAGCTGTCCGGTTCTATACCAAAATCACTAGGCAACATCGACTTTAACACCATTGATCTTTCCCGGAACAAGCTTGAAGGTGATGCGTCCATGTTGTTTGGAGTAAAAAAGACGACATGGCACATTGACTTATCTAGAAACATGTTCCAGTTCGATATCTCCAAGGTTAAGGTCGCTAAGACAGT of the Brassica rapa cultivar Chiifu-401-42 chromosome A03, CAAS_Brap_v3.01, whole genome shotgun sequence genome contains:
- the LOC103855710 gene encoding polygalacturonase inhibitor 2 — its product is MHYPTTMLTFIELAYKSSEFSLESKHTMDKITTTLLFSLFALLLTASLSKDLCHKDDENALLKIKKSLNNPYTIISWDPKDDCCTWVSVECGDATVDHRVISLDISNDDVSAQIPPEVGDLSYLQTLIFRKLPNLTGEIKPTIAKLKYLRFLWLSWTNLTGPVPEFLSQLKDLEYINLSFNDLSGSIPGSLSLLPKLGILELSRNKLTGSIPESFGAFKGVVPPELFLSHNQLSGSIPKSLGNLDFHRIDFSHNKLEGDASMMFGAKKTSWSVDLSRNKLQFDISKVKVATTVNNLDLNHNKITGSIPVQWTELTLQSFNVSYNRLCGRIPQGGDLQIFDAYAYVHNKCLCGAPLQSCNVEIQATDLYLNLPSE
- the LOC103855709 gene encoding polygalacturonase inhibitor 2, which translates into the protein MGKTTILLLLLFALLLTTSLSKDLCHKDDKNTLLKIKKAMNDPYTIISWDPKDDCCTWYSVECGNANRVTSLDLSDDDVSAQIPPEVGDLPYLQYLTFRKLPNLTGEIPPTIAKLKYLKSLWLSWNSLTGPVPEFLSQLKNLEYINLSFNKLSGSIPGSLSLLPKLDFLELSRNKLTGPIPESFGSFKRAVYGIYLSHNQLSGSIPKSLGNIDFNTIDLSRNKLEGDASMLFGVKKTTWHIDLSRNMFQFDISKVKVAKTVNFLDLNHNGLTGSIPDQWTQLDLQTFNVSYNRLCGRIPQGGDLQSFDAYAYLHNKCLCGAPLPSCNVKIQATDLYLNLPSE